The proteins below are encoded in one region of Patescibacteria group bacterium:
- a CDS encoding serine protease, with amino-acid sequence MKSKTLSSLRQLIPLFTSLTLTGYAAAQPVSDSQTIPSDPGTICADAPNDPLRARECDRRLNAHIKRNIAATVRITPFIYSEKNGTESGEGTGILIDKLGHVLTAYHIVEGAEYIIVTMRRSNTRPDTEVISSRSVPMEIVQTDTEHDLAILRPRHAETIDLAMTPAADWKPQINELLWHFGQKTVSNCGRISVWPVQALNVHGLVALKTQSNESDFGGPIVTLDGKLVGIILSNDKDRGLTFFLPIQAALPLLERQIAAENTEELEALDRCYRTNR; translated from the coding sequence ATGAAATCCAAAACACTGAGTTCTTTACGCCAATTGATTCCGCTCTTTACCTCTTTAACTCTGACAGGCTATGCCGCCGCGCAACCAGTCAGCGACTCGCAAACGATCCCGTCAGACCCAGGCACGATTTGTGCCGATGCCCCGAACGACCCCTTGAGGGCGCGGGAGTGCGACCGCCGGCTCAATGCCCATATCAAGCGGAACATCGCCGCCACGGTCAGGATCACGCCTTTCATCTATTCGGAAAAAAACGGCACCGAATCAGGCGAGGGTACTGGCATCCTGATCGACAAGCTAGGGCATGTTCTCACGGCATACCACATCGTCGAAGGCGCGGAATACATCATCGTGACCATGCGTCGATCCAACACCCGACCCGATACTGAAGTCATCTCGTCCAGATCTGTGCCGATGGAGATCGTCCAAACCGACACAGAACACGATCTCGCGATCCTTCGTCCCAGACACGCCGAAACCATTGATCTCGCCATGACGCCGGCCGCGGACTGGAAACCGCAGATAAACGAACTGCTCTGGCACTTCGGCCAGAAAACGGTCAGTAATTGCGGACGCATCTCCGTGTGGCCAGTCCAGGCCCTGAACGTTCACGGACTCGTGGCACTTAAGACCCAAAGCAACGAAAGCGACTTCGGCGGACCGATCGTAACCCTTGATGGCAAACTGGTCGGTATCATCCTTTCGAACGACAAAGATCGAGGATTGACTTTCTTCCTGCCCATCCAGGCAGCTCTACCGCTTCTTGAACGACAGATTGCGGCTGAAAATACCGAGGAACTGGAAGCACTGGATCGCTGCTATCGGACCAACCGATAA
- a CDS encoding phosphatase PAP2 family protein, translated as MPIFDAVVANIWFRFLLVLMVFLSFGLYGLLNRPRKQIHLLITKFDGRIPFLPAFSIPYLLYFPYLFLIVGYGIMKTPYYLAIAASALAIQTAAAMIYLYCQTHVPRPDRIGRGIFSRLTSFIYWFDQPYNTFPSLHVAYSVFCAYWAWIILPGAFPVLVSLTVAIVFSTLFLKQHIIADVMSGILVASVSLYFVSTLT; from the coding sequence ATGCCCATCTTCGACGCCGTCGTCGCCAACATCTGGTTCCGTTTCCTGCTGGTGCTCATGGTTTTCCTGAGCTTCGGTCTTTATGGTCTTCTGAACCGGCCGCGCAAACAGATTCACCTGCTGATCACGAAATTCGACGGTCGGATCCCGTTCTTGCCGGCTTTCAGCATCCCGTACCTGCTGTATTTTCCTTATCTTTTCCTGATCGTCGGTTACGGCATCATGAAGACGCCATATTATCTGGCGATCGCCGCTTCGGCCCTGGCCATCCAGACCGCGGCCGCCATGATCTATCTTTATTGTCAGACTCACGTGCCGCGTCCGGACCGGATCGGTCGGGGAATTTTTTCCCGGCTCACGTCTTTCATCTACTGGTTCGACCAGCCGTATAACACTTTTCCCAGCCTGCACGTGGCGTATTCGGTTTTTTGCGCTTACTGGGCCTGGATCATCCTGCCCGGAGCTTTTCCGGTGCTGGTTTCACTGACGGTCGCAATCGTCTTTTCGACGCTGTTCCTCAAACAGCATATCATCGCCGATGTCATGAGCGGCATCTTGGTGGCATCGGTCAGCCTTTATTTCGTCAGCACTCTGACTTGA
- a CDS encoding DUF2892 domain-containing protein, whose translation MCMKKNVGGADRTIRIVLGLAILGVGVYFKSWWGLIGLIPLLTGLFSYCGLYSLLGLSTCKSKTPAPAASSPAEAVAAKPPVQEPPKQA comes from the coding sequence ATGTGCATGAAGAAGAATGTCGGCGGAGCCGACCGGACTATCCGGATCGTTCTCGGTCTTGCGATTCTCGGCGTCGGAGTTTATTTCAAGAGTTGGTGGGGGCTCATCGGCCTGATTCCGCTCTTGACCGGCCTCTTCAGCTATTGCGGCCTCTACTCGCTTCTTGGGCTTTCGACCTGCAAGTCCAAGACGCCGGCTCCGGCCGCTTCCTCACCAGCTGAAGCTGTGGCGGCCAAGCCGCCGGTCCAGGAACCGCCGAAACAAGCCTGA
- a CDS encoding cold shock domain-containing protein, whose amino-acid sequence MNGSIKTITEKGFGFITPDGQDKDVFFHQSALVEVTFAELQVGDKVSFDIEDSPKGPRAANVRRA is encoded by the coding sequence ATGAACGGATCTATCAAGACGATCACCGAAAAGGGGTTCGGTTTTATCACCCCGGATGGCCAGGACAAGGACGTTTTCTTCCACCAGTCCGCCCTCGTCGAGGTCACCTTCGCCGAGCTGCAGGTTGGCGATAAGGTCTCGTTCGACATCGAGGATTCTCCGAAGGGTCCTCGCGCCGCGAACGTTCGCCGCGCCTAA
- a CDS encoding RNA polymerase sigma factor: MTDGLERGLAARCRQGDAKAFGELYDLHFRKIYDFIYYKTHHRETAQDLASETFFKALKSISSFDPDRGSFSSWIYRIARNTVTDHYRTSRAHLNIDDAWDLASGSDTAADVDALMKVSAVREALQRLKPEQRDIVILRVWQELSYQEIAAALGKSEASCKMSFSRSVRELRASLPLNLLIALLLPALWNR; the protein is encoded by the coding sequence ATGACCGACGGACTTGAACGCGGCCTCGCCGCCCGCTGCCGGCAAGGCGATGCCAAAGCTTTCGGCGAACTCTACGATCTCCATTTTCGGAAGATCTATGATTTCATCTACTACAAGACCCATCACCGCGAGACCGCCCAAGATCTCGCGAGCGAGACTTTTTTCAAAGCGCTGAAAAGCATCAGCAGCTTCGACCCGGACCGCGGCAGCTTCTCCTCCTGGATCTACCGGATCGCCCGCAACACCGTCACGGACCATTACCGGACCAGCCGCGCGCACCTGAACATCGACGACGCCTGGGACCTGGCCTCCGGCTCCGACACCGCCGCCGACGTCGACGCGCTGATGAAGGTCAGCGCCGTCCGCGAAGCGCTCCAGCGCCTCAAACCGGAACAACGCGACATCGTCATCCTGCGCGTCTGGCAGGAGTTGAGCTACCAGGAGATCGCCGCCGCGCTCGGCAAAAGCGAGGCCAGCTGCAAGATGTCCTTCTCGCGCTCCGTCCGCGAACTGCGCGCCAGCCTGCCTTTGAATTTATTAATCGCCTTACTCCTCCCCGCCCTATGGAACCGCTGA
- a CDS encoding ATP-binding protein: MTAPTPQNKAEKPARARKPIFKTFSSRVNFTVVLTGLLLAGDAILGLLWIRPTIGSDLAAAVMTGVIAFIAVWLGSVVGDLLIARRSRRLAHAIREVAENGADPARLPYGLGELDGLTIYFDQLARDLKKSRETLEEKVRARTSLLELNEGLTELQKARIEALLASIGEGVAATDRDGKISFINDAARRNMWWRSSEVTDVPIHSVFRLEDEKENIVPQEQWPTREVIETGRTVNTSAPSRPFYLRRPDMTRLPVKLTVSPVKLNTDVVGAMVIMSDITSEVEFDKAKSEFISVASHQLRSPSAAIKMVAEMLRKGDFGALTDTQKTWMDKLYQGTENLIVLVNELLNVSRLDAGLKMDLVSTDIAAFMNGVLKLTETWLLEKKQTIIFQPPTLPPVTFDNFMITEVLKNLISNASKYSPEGAAITIMTTSEGEGVRISVQDQGMGIPPADREKMFGKFFRAENAAKSAIKGTGLGLYYCRTAVEKHGGRIGFDSVEGQGSTFWFWLPTKPVEKK, from the coding sequence ATGACCGCACCAACACCGCAAAATAAGGCGGAAAAACCGGCTCGCGCCAGAAAACCGATCTTCAAGACCTTCTCTTCCCGGGTCAATTTTACCGTGGTCCTGACCGGACTGCTTTTAGCCGGTGATGCGATCTTGGGACTGTTATGGATCAGACCCACGATCGGCTCGGACCTGGCGGCCGCAGTGATGACGGGCGTCATCGCGTTCATCGCCGTCTGGCTGGGCAGCGTCGTCGGCGATCTGCTCATCGCCCGCCGCTCCCGCCGACTCGCCCACGCCATCCGCGAGGTCGCGGAGAATGGCGCGGATCCGGCCCGGCTCCCCTACGGTCTGGGCGAACTCGACGGCCTCACGATCTATTTCGACCAACTGGCGCGCGACCTCAAAAAAAGCCGCGAGACGCTCGAAGAAAAAGTCCGCGCCCGGACCTCGCTTCTGGAACTCAATGAAGGTCTGACCGAACTTCAGAAAGCGCGCATCGAGGCCCTGCTCGCAAGCATCGGCGAAGGCGTGGCCGCCACCGACCGCGACGGCAAAATATCTTTCATAAATGACGCCGCCCGCCGGAACATGTGGTGGCGGTCGAGCGAGGTGACCGACGTGCCGATCCATTCCGTCTTCCGGCTGGAGGACGAAAAAGAGAATATCGTCCCGCAGGAGCAGTGGCCCACGCGCGAGGTCATCGAGACCGGACGGACCGTCAACACCTCCGCGCCATCCCGCCCCTTCTACCTGCGCCGACCGGACATGACCCGCCTGCCGGTCAAGCTGACCGTCTCGCCGGTCAAACTGAACACCGACGTCGTCGGCGCGATGGTCATCATGAGCGATATCACCAGCGAGGTCGAATTCGACAAGGCTAAGTCCGAATTCATCTCAGTCGCCTCGCACCAGCTCCGCTCGCCGTCGGCGGCCATCAAAATGGTGGCGGAAATGCTCCGCAAGGGCGACTTCGGCGCGCTCACGGACACGCAAAAGACCTGGATGGACAAACTCTACCAGGGCACCGAAAACCTGATCGTCCTCGTGAACGAGCTTTTGAACGTCTCACGCCTCGACGCTGGCCTGAAGATGGATCTGGTATCCACGGATATCGCGGCTTTCATGAATGGCGTACTCAAACTTACCGAGACCTGGCTGCTCGAGAAAAAACAGACGATCATCTTCCAGCCGCCCACCCTGCCACCGGTCACCTTCGACAACTTCATGATCACCGAAGTGCTCAAGAACCTGATCTCTAACGCCAGCAAGTATTCGCCGGAAGGAGCCGCAATCACGATCATGACGACATCCGAAGGCGAGGGTGTCCGTATCTCGGTCCAGGACCAGGGCATGGGTATCCCGCCGGCCGACCGCGAAAAGATGTTCGGAAAATTCTTCCGGGCCGAGAACGCGGCGAAGAGCGCCATCAAAGGCACTGGCCTCGGGCTGTACTATTGCCGCACGGCGGTCGAGAAGCATGGCGGCAGGATCGGCTTTGATTCAGTCGAGGGCCAAGGTTCGACTTTCTGGTTCTGGCTGCCGACCAAGCCGGTGGAGAAGAAATAA
- a CDS encoding ATP-binding cassette domain-containing protein yields MENDSVVLRFNEVKFAYGEAKPILDEASFSVRRGMRIALMGQNGAGKTTIFKLTLGELKPKSGTIHMTPPDAKVGHARQVIAPDQLDLAVRDWFATAFPAPAPYNLDKRIADVLDAVNLKTELTKKLRVHSGGEQARLLLAYSLIQDPDILLLDEPTNNLDQAGIEHLTGFLMMYEKTVLVISHDAEFLNAFTDGVLYLDAQTCKVEQYVGNYLNVVEEIAQRIERERMQNARAEAEVKRKKEQAEVFAHKGGKLRLVAKRMREAASEAEESMVEVRREDKTIREFTIPAQEFDYEFSGKVLEIMKVGITKGGEAVAKDANIVLRRGTHVLLAGPNGIGKTTFLEKIVAGEAEGVTIGRDVRVGYYRQDLSNFDPEQTAFDALDAVMKEKDEQKLRSTAAGFLLDGRILASKVRSLSEGQKGLLALCRLVLMKPGLLVLDEPTNHINFRHLPVIAKAFDAYEGALLMVSHIPEFVSQIHIDTTIDLGAL; encoded by the coding sequence ATGGAGAATGACAGCGTCGTCCTGCGTTTCAACGAGGTCAAATTCGCCTATGGCGAAGCTAAGCCCATCCTGGATGAGGCCAGTTTTTCCGTGCGCCGCGGCATGCGTATCGCGCTCATGGGCCAGAACGGCGCCGGCAAGACGACGATCTTCAAGCTGACTCTCGGCGAACTCAAACCCAAGTCCGGCACGATCCACATGACTCCGCCCGACGCCAAGGTCGGCCACGCCCGCCAGGTCATCGCGCCCGATCAGCTCGACCTCGCGGTCCGCGACTGGTTCGCGACCGCGTTTCCCGCGCCGGCGCCGTACAACCTCGACAAACGCATCGCCGACGTGCTCGACGCGGTGAATCTCAAGACCGAACTCACGAAAAAACTCCGCGTCCACTCCGGCGGCGAGCAGGCGCGGCTGCTCTTGGCGTACTCGCTCATCCAGGATCCGGATATCCTGCTTCTCGACGAGCCGACCAATAATCTCGACCAGGCCGGCATCGAACACCTGACCGGCTTCCTGATGATGTACGAAAAGACCGTGCTCGTGATCTCGCACGATGCGGAATTCCTGAACGCCTTCACTGACGGCGTGTTGTATCTCGACGCGCAGACGTGCAAGGTCGAGCAGTACGTCGGCAACTATCTGAATGTCGTCGAGGAGATCGCCCAGCGCATCGAGCGCGAGCGCATGCAGAACGCCCGCGCCGAAGCCGAGGTCAAACGCAAGAAGGAACAGGCCGAGGTCTTTGCGCACAAAGGCGGCAAACTGCGCCTCGTCGCCAAGCGCATGCGCGAGGCGGCGTCCGAAGCCGAGGAAAGCATGGTCGAGGTCCGCCGCGAGGACAAGACCATCCGCGAGTTCACGATTCCCGCGCAGGAATTCGATTACGAGTTCAGCGGCAAGGTTTTGGAGATCATGAAGGTCGGCATCACCAAGGGCGGTGAGGCTGTCGCCAAGGACGCCAATATCGTCCTGCGCCGCGGCACGCACGTCCTGCTCGCCGGTCCGAACGGCATCGGCAAGACCACTTTCCTCGAGAAGATCGTCGCCGGCGAAGCCGAAGGCGTGACGATCGGCCGCGACGTGCGCGTCGGCTACTACCGCCAGGACCTCTCGAATTTCGATCCGGAGCAGACCGCTTTCGACGCGCTCGACGCCGTGATGAAAGAGAAGGACGAACAGAAATTACGCTCGACCGCGGCCGGCTTCCTGCTCGATGGCCGGATCCTCGCGAGCAAGGTCAGGAGTCTGTCCGAGGGCCAGAAAGGTCTGCTCGCGCTCTGCCGTCTGGTGCTCATGAAGCCGGGGTTGCTCGTTCTCGACGAGCCGACGAACCACATCAATTTCCGCCATCTGCCG
- a CDS encoding phosphodiester glycosidase family protein, which yields MNMRLLSLIVPLALAVAMSPLPSSAAAGPGSLIKLGCPAGAGANHPCRAVYYWGGDGKRHAFPNERTYFSWYADFSAVQTVDATALASLMLGPNITYRPGLRLLKFPSEGKVYAVARGGELRWMATEAAAANSYGSDWNRKIDDLSEAFAGDYRIGTIINTAADYSAAAELAAAPTIDADAGATYESRRISTPTGAFDVQIITLDRTRYKMKSLVDAAADCSNDCAAKPLADYAKAAGAGIAIHGTYFCPPDYADCAAKTYSFLWPVYDSSRAVMRNADNIKFHEAPIIASYADGSLKYYRRANAYASLAAFEAAYGSKIEAAIANYPGLVDGGVSVVESEPRLESAQRTVKGTRGGIGFNDQKIFLAIAKSATVIDLANIMLALGATEALNLDGGGSSALIYGGVYKTGPGRLLPNALVFVRR from the coding sequence ATGAATATGCGCTTACTCTCGCTCATCGTACCGCTGGCGCTAGCGGTCGCAATGTCTCCCCTGCCATCTTCAGCCGCGGCCGGACCCGGCAGCCTGATCAAACTGGGTTGCCCGGCCGGAGCCGGCGCAAATCACCCCTGCCGCGCCGTCTACTACTGGGGCGGCGACGGCAAACGCCATGCCTTCCCTAATGAGCGGACCTATTTTTCCTGGTACGCGGATTTCAGCGCGGTCCAGACAGTCGACGCAACAGCCCTTGCCAGCCTGATGCTCGGTCCGAACATCACCTATCGCCCCGGCCTGCGCCTCCTGAAGTTCCCCTCTGAGGGCAAAGTTTACGCCGTGGCCCGTGGCGGCGAACTGCGCTGGATGGCCACGGAAGCCGCGGCGGCGAACTCCTATGGCAGTGATTGGAACCGGAAGATCGACGATCTGTCCGAGGCTTTCGCCGGCGATTATCGGATAGGCACTATCATCAACACCGCGGCGGACTACTCAGCCGCGGCTGAACTCGCCGCCGCGCCGACGATTGACGCCGACGCTGGAGCGACCTACGAATCCCGCCGGATATCCACGCCAACCGGTGCGTTCGACGTCCAGATCATCACGCTTGATCGGACCAGATATAAAATGAAAAGTCTGGTCGATGCCGCCGCGGATTGCTCGAACGATTGCGCCGCCAAACCGCTTGCGGACTACGCCAAAGCGGCTGGCGCAGGCATCGCCATCCATGGCACTTACTTCTGTCCGCCGGATTACGCGGATTGCGCCGCGAAGACCTATTCTTTCCTCTGGCCAGTCTACGATTCGAGCCGCGCCGTCATGCGCAACGCCGACAACATCAAATTCCACGAAGCGCCGATCATCGCCTCCTACGCCGACGGCAGCCTGAAATATTACCGGCGCGCCAATGCTTACGCTTCGCTCGCGGCGTTCGAGGCCGCCTATGGTTCAAAGATCGAAGCCGCGATCGCCAATTATCCCGGACTCGTTGACGGCGGCGTCTCGGTCGTCGAATCCGAACCGCGGTTGGAGAGCGCACAACGGACCGTCAAAGGCACTCGCGGCGGCATCGGTTTCAATGACCAGAAAATTTTCCTCGCGATCGCCAAGAGTGCCACAGTCATCGACCTCGCGAACATCATGCTGGCGCTCGGCGCGACCGAAGCCCTGAACCTCGACGGTGGCGGCAGCTCGGCCCTGATCTACGGCGGCGTCTATAAGACCGGACCGGGCCGCCTCCTGCCGAACGCGCTCGTCTTCGTCAGACGTTAG
- a CDS encoding DNA alkylation repair protein, producing MTKINILPAIEQDLRCAADPAKALVLLRFFKTGPGEYGEGDTFLGIVVPEIRKLVKKYASLPLGQVQRLLRSKYHEARLLALLILVRQFERGGETARKKIFDLYLANTGRINNWDLVDLSAPNIVGEYLLDRPKKTLLELAGSQSLWERRIAMLATFAEIKRGRPDTALRLAKKLLRNDHDLIRKAVGWMLREVGKRCSQKTLEDFLDRHAAEMPRTMLRYAIERLPTRQRRRYLAAR from the coding sequence ATGACGAAGATCAACATCTTACCCGCGATCGAACAAGACCTGCGTTGCGCGGCCGATCCGGCCAAAGCCCTAGTTTTGCTACGTTTTTTTAAAACCGGTCCCGGAGAGTACGGCGAGGGCGACACTTTCCTCGGCATCGTCGTCCCCGAGATCAGGAAGCTGGTCAAAAAATACGCCAGCCTGCCGCTGGGACAGGTGCAGCGGCTGTTGCGATCGAAATACCACGAAGCACGGCTGCTGGCGCTCCTGATCCTGGTCCGGCAATTCGAGCGCGGCGGCGAAACCGCGCGAAAAAAGATCTTCGACCTGTATCTCGCAAACACCGGCCGGATCAACAACTGGGACCTAGTGGATCTCTCGGCGCCGAACATCGTCGGCGAATATCTGCTCGACCGGCCCAAGAAGACTCTGCTCGAACTCGCCGGTTCCCAGTCATTGTGGGAGCGGCGCATCGCGATGCTCGCGACGTTCGCGGAGATCAAACGCGGCCGGCCCGACACGGCGCTGCGCCTCGCCAAAAAATTATTGCGCAACGACCACGACCTGATCCGCAAAGCCGTCGGCTGGATGCTGCGCGAGGTCGGCAAGCGCTGCTCGCAAAAAACGCTGGAAGATTTCCTCGACCGACACGCCGCCGAGATGCCCCGGACCATGCTGCGCTACGCCATCGAAAGACTGCCAACACGGCAGCGCCGACGCTATCTGGCGGCGCGCTGA